The Dyadobacter sp. 676 DNA window AAATCGACTGTATCATGATGCATCTCAGCCTCTAACCCCGGCTCCGGTTCGTACGACGCGAGCAATGCAAGCAAACTGTCCCTTTTCATTTTAGACTATGTGGTTTTTTCATTCTAATTTCACCACAAGTTTAATAACTGAAAGCAATAAACCACCTTATTCAAGCAATGAAAAAGTATCTGCTATCGATGTCCCTCGCGGCCCTGCTGGCCACCAGTGTAATAACGCCCGACTCCGTGGCCCAACGAGTGCCACAGCCGAGCCCGGCAGCCAGTGTAATGCAAACCGTTGGTGTAACCGATTTCACCGTCAAATATTCCCGTCCGTTCATTAAAGGCCGCAAAGTGTTCGCCGACGGCTCAGCGCTGGCCCCTTACGACCAAATATGGCGTACCGGCGCGAACATGGCCACCACATTCGAATCGAGCACCGAGTTTACATTCGGCGGTAAAAAAGGTGCCTGCGGGAAAATACGCATTGTTTTCGATCCCCAACGGCACTGCCTGGACGGTTATTTTGAACAAAAACTATAACCAGGGCGGCACCGACAATTACAAAGAATCGGAAGACGTAGCGCGTACGACCGTCGTGCCTACTTCCAATCAGTATAACGAAGCATTCAAAATCGAAATCGAGCCGGTTACGGATAGCACGGCTTTCCTGAACCTTTCATGGTCGTCCGTAAACGTGCCTGTCCCTCTCGCTGTAAGCACTGAGTCGCTTACCTTAACCGCATTGAACAAAGCCGTGGCCGAAAAGCCGGAGGACGTTGCCACATTGCAAAGCACAGCCGGTTACCTGCTTTCGAAGGGCAAAGACTTGCAGGTAGCGCTTTCGCTGGCCGACAAAGCCATCGGTTTGAAAGAATCATTCGGTGCATTGTGGACAAAGGCCCAAATCCTGAATAAACTGGGCAAAACCGCCGAAGCCATCCCCGTAGCGCAAAAAGCATTGACGGTGGGCGCAGCAAATCCTGACGGAGCCTATAATTTCTACAAACCACAGGTGGAAAAAGCCATCGCCGAAATGCAGGCCAAAGCCACACCTGTGAAAGGGGCCGTTTCAACCGTTAAAAAGAAGAAGTAAAAGGTTGTCAGCCTGAGCATACGGGGCAGCAGGTTCGCTCAGGCTGGCATTTTAGCTACATCTGCCACAACCCCTTATATCACCTGAAAAAGCGCGGAACGCTCCATCCATTACGCACTGCCAGAATACGAAGCACGATGATCACAATGGCCGACAAAATAAATGTGATATTGCGTTCGATGCCGATGCTGTCGAGGATGAGGTACACGCACGCTCCCGTGAAGCAAGCCGTCGCATATACTTCCTTCCGGTAGATAATCGGAATCTCGTTGGTCATCACATCGCGGATCACGCCGCCCATAGTAGCCGTAAAAACGCCCATTATCACGGCAATTTCCGGCCGTACGCCAAAATTCAACGCTTTTTCAGTCCCTACCAAAGTGAACAACGCAATCCCGAAAGTATCGAACAGGAAAAGCGTCTTACGCAGCCTCAGCAGGAATTTGTAAAAAATAAATGTGACGATAATACCCAGGATAATGGCGTGAATGATGGTGATATCGCTGATCCACACGAGCGGGTAACTGCCCAGCAGCACGTCGCGAAGCGTACCGCCGCCAATGGAAGAAATAAAGGCTGTGAAGCTCGCACCAAACCAATCCTGGTGTTTCTGGTCTTTCACAGCCAATGCGCCGGAAATCGCGAACGCGAATGTCCCGATGATTTCTAACAGGTATTGAATGCTCATTCCGCGAGGCCGTTACACCGCTACCGGAGCCTTGATCCCCGGCCACGGGTTATAATTCACGAGCTCGAAATCCTCGTAGCGGAAATCCAGCACGTTTTTTACCTCGGGATTCAGGATCATTTGCGGCAAATCGCGCGGCTCGCGGCTGAGCTGCGTTTCCACCTGTTCCAAATGGTTGAGATAAATGTGCGTATCGCCACCTGTCCACACGAAATCTCCCAGGTCGAGGTCGCACTCACGGGCGATCATCATCGTGAGCAATGCATAGCTGGCGATGTTGAATGGCACGCCCAGGAACACGTCCGCGCTGCGTTGGTAAAGCTGGCACGAAAGCTTGCCTTTCGTTTCACCAGCCTCGATATCGGGCGGCGCCACGTAAAACTGGAATAATGCGTGGCACGGATGCAGCTTCATCTGCGGAAGCTCCGCCGGGTTCCAAGCAGAAATGATAATGCGCCGCGAGTCGGGGGTATTTTTGAGCTGTTTCAAAACTTCCTGCAACTGGTCCACGGACTTGCCGTTTGCCCCCTCCCAACTCCGCCATTGCTTGCCGTAAACCGGTCCCAGGTCGCCGTTCTCATCGGCCCATTCGTCCCAGATCGACACGCCGTGCTCTTTCAGGTAGCCAATGTTGGTATCGCCCTTCAAAAACCACAACAATTCGTAAATGATCGATTTGGTATGCACTTTCTTGGTTGTTACCAAAGGGAAGCCCTTTTTCAGGTCGAAGCGCATCTGGTAGCCGAACACGCTGATCGTGCCCGTGCCGGTGCGGTCGGTTTTCCTGACGCCCTCTTTCAGGATATGGCGCAGCAGGTCATGGTATTGTTGCATGCTGTTTTAGTTAAACTGAGGCGATTTCAACGTCGTAAGTAATGGTTGCCAGCGCTTCCAGCTGAGCGGTTGCCGAGCAATATTTCTCCATCGAAAGGCCGATCGCACGGTTGATTTTGCTCTCGTCGAGGTTCGTACCTGCGAATTTGAATGTGAGATGGATCTTGCGGAAAGGCTTGCGCTGGGTATCCGGCTCCTGTTCGCGGTCGCCATCGGCCACAATGCGGAAATCGGTAATTTCCTGGCGCTGCTTTTTGAGGATCAGCACCACATCGATCGCGCTGCAACTCGCGAGCCCCATCAACAACAATTCCATCGGCCTCACGCCGAGGTTCTGGCCGCCAATTTCAGGCGAGCCGTCGGTATGTACTTTTACTTCGGAGGAACCGGTGCCTTCGAAATGGAAGGCGTCATTCACGCGGACTAGTTCTACTTTCATAATGTTTGCTTTCCCGATGGAAAGCCGTTGTTATTAATTATGCAATGGCGCGAAGCTCCTGCTTCGTGCATACTATTCGAAGGCCTCTGGCCGGCAGGTACAATCTCTAAAGCTTTTAGCACCGGCCAAAGTTCAAATATACTCGATCGGTATGGAATCGGCCAGATTAACACTATATTCGTTTCGGGAAATCCTGCCGGAGATGGCAACGGCCGGTCCTATGGCATGAGTATTTTGGCAGAATCATCACAACAAAATAGCAACACCATGTGGCAGGAAGAAGACAACAAACTTAAAAAGAGCTTTTCGTTCAGGGATTTCCGCGAAGCTTTTGCTTTTATGACCAAAGTGGCCGATGTTGTGAACGAAATGGATCACCATCCTTTCTGGACAAATATGTACGACAAGGTCAGTTTTGAATTGAATACCCATGATGCCGGCGATGTCGTAACCGAAAAAGACCATCAGCTGGCCGCGGCGATCGACCGGATTTACAACGCATGAAACTTTATATAGTACCCACGCCGATCGGCAACCTCGAAGACATTACATTAAGGGCTATCAACGTGTTGAAAAGCGTCGATGTGGTTTTGGCGGAAGATACCCGCACATCGGGGAACCTGCTCAAACACCTCGGGATTTCGAAGCCCTTGCACAGCTATCACATTCATAACGAGCACCAGACCGTCGCCCGCGTGGTGGAGCGTATCCGCAAGGGCGAAACGATGGCGCTCGTGTCGGACGCGGGCACGCCCGCCGTTTCCGATCCCGGTTTCCTGCTCGTGCGTGCCTGTATCCGCGAGGGCGTCCCCGTGGAATGCCTGCCCGGGCCCACGGCATTCGTGCCCGCGTTGGTCAATTCCGGTCTGCCGGGCGACCGTTTTACATTCGAGGGCTTTCTGCCCCATAAAAAAGGCCGGCAAACCCGGCTCCAGAACCTGGCCGGCGAGGAGCGTACGATGGTTTTTTATGAGTCGCCGCACCGCCTGGTGAAAGCATTGCAGCAGTTTGCCGAGCATTTCGGGGCCGACAGGCAGGTTTGCGTTTCCAGAGAAATAAGCAAAATGTTCGAAGAAAATGTCCGCGGCACGGTCGCGGAGGTCATTGCCCATTTCGGCGAAAAGCCTGTAAAAGGCGAAATCGTGATTGTAGTGGCCGGCAAAGGCGATGATAGGAAAAAATCCGGCGACGATGAGGATTAACCATTTAGAGCGAGATATGTATTTCCCCTCCCATTCGATGCAAAGCCGGTTTTCGTGGCACCTGCAACGATTAATAGCATTAATGTGCTTCTTCTGGCTGGCAGCGCCGGTCGTTTCCCGGGCGCAATTCGGCATATTGAGCCCTGCCGCAAAAATCAGCCTGGTTACCGTCGCCCCCGGAAGAGAGCTGTATTCAGGCTTCGGACATAGTGTGCTGTGGGTCTATGACCCCGCGACAGGCGTCGACCGGGCATTCAATTATGGAACATTCAGTTTCCAGGAAGGAAACTTTTATATTAAATTTTTACGTGGCACATTACCGTACAGTCTGTCGGTTTCGCCGCTCTCCTATCAGATAGCGCATTATCAGGAAGAAAACCGTTCAATCTCCGAGCAGGTCCTGAATCTTTCAATACCCCAAAAACAGCGGCTTTACAACTTTCTCGAAAACAACTACCTGCCCGAAAACCGGGAATATCAGTACAAGTTCTTTTACGACAACTGCGCCACCCGCATGACGGTCGCATTAAAGGCAGCAGTCGGCGACAGCCTCATTTACAATGGCTATACCAAAGAAAAACTAAGCTTCCGGCAATGGATCGACCGGTATGCATTCAAGCAAAATCCCTGGGCCGATTTTGGAATGGACCTCGCCATCGGTGCGCCGTCCGACGAGATCGCCACGCCTGAACAGGCCACTTTCCTGCCCGATAACCTTGCGGCAGCATTTGCCGACGCGAAAGTAAAGACCGCTACCGGCACCGCGCCATTGGTTTCGGAAACCCGGGAGCTGTTCAAAGCCGCGCCGTTCCCTCCGCCGGGCCCGCTTACGCCAACCGTCGTTTTCTGGACATTGGCAATCCTTACACTGGCATTTACCTATTGGCAAATCCGTGCGGAACGGATCAATTTTGTGTTTGACAAAATACTTTTTGGTATTGCAGGGCTCGCCGGCTGGATCTTGCTGCTGCTCTGGTTCGGGACCAATCACGGCGTGACCGGCTACAATTATGATATTCTATGGGCATTTCCCTTGTGGATGCCGTTGATTTTTTTCCTTTCAAAAAACCGGAAACCCGGTTGGTTTCAATATTTGTTGATTTTTTATGCGTTTCTCTTACTTTGCGCGACCGGCAATGTAACAAAACATAATTATGTGGTAATTCCCATTCTGGCGATGCTGATTGTCAGGGTTTACTATATTAACAATTCACTTTCAAAAATTCCTCAAAAGGAGATTGCGTATGGATCTGGAGTTGCTGACACAAAAAACCATTGAAATAGTAAGGCAGGCGTCCTCGTTTATCCAGCAGGAGGCGGCCCTTTTTTCTCGTGACAAAATCGAGTACAAAGACCTCAATAACCTGGTTTCCTATGTGGACAAGGAAGCCGAAAAACTGCTGGTAGCCGGTTTGCAGGCACTGCTGCCCGAAGCCAGCTTCATTACCGAAGAAGGTACAACCGGCCAGGAGCCCGATCCGGCCGCACTGAACTGGATCATCGACCCGCTCGACGGCACCACCAATTTCATCCACGGCATTCCCGTGTACTGCGTGAGCGTTGGTCTTGCACGCGGGAAAGAGCTGCTGGCGGGCGTCATCCACGAACCGAGCCTGAACGAAATGTTCTACGGCTGGCAAGGCGGCGGCGCCTGGTGCAACGGGAAAAATATCAGGATATCAACCGTCCCCAGACTGGCCGACGCCCTCATCGCGACGGGATTTCCCTACTACCGTTTCGAAAAACAAAAACGTTATATGTACATCCTCGAATTACTGATGCAACGCACGCACGGCATCCGCCGGATGGGGGCCGCGGCAGTGGATCTGGCCTATGTAGCAGCCGGTCGTTTCGACGGTTTCTATGAATACAACCTGAATTCCTGGGATATGGCAGCGGGTACGTTACTTATTAAAGAAGCAGGCGGCATCGTAACCGACTTCAACGGCGGCGATAATTACCTTTTCGGAGGCGACATTATCGCAGCAGCCCCCGGCGCGCATTCCGAACTCGTGCAAGTTATCAGTGAGAACTTCTGAACGACTAAAAGTCAGGAGATCAAGAATGGTCATTTGTAGTCATTTATAGTCATGATTAGTATTCAAATTGAGACCACACTATATATGACTACACCTGACCATAAATGACCCATAATCATTCAGTCATTCAATCATTCACTCATTCATAATTAGTACCCCACCATGAACCTGAACGAACTCCAATACCCGATCGGCCAATTTCAGTCTCAGGAAAGCTACACGCCTGCCGAGATCAAATCAAATATTCAAATTATCAGCGCATTGCCTTCGAAGTTCATTAACCTGCTCGGCAATTGGGACGATCACAAATTCGATACGCCTTACCGCCCCGGCGGCTGGACGGTCCGTCAACTGATTCACCACGTGGCCGACAGCCATATCAACGCCTACACCCGTTGCCGGCTGGCGTTGACGGAGGATAATCCGGTTATCAAACCTTACGAGGAGCATTTGTGGGCCGAATTGCCGGACGCTAAAACCGCACAAGTTGAATTGTCGCTGCAATTACTGCGCTATGTGCATTTAAGGTGGGTGCTGTTGCTGAATTCGCTGGACGAAAATGATCTGGCACGTACCTATTTCCATCCCGCCCCTCAAAAGTCGTTCCGGCTGGATGAAGTAATAGCCAACTACGCGTGGCATAGCGAGCACCATTACCAGCACGCATTCAGGCTCGCGCAACGGAACAATTGGTCATAAAATGCCGTTAAAAGGCTATGGAGCAGCAAGTCATCGTTTGGTTTCTATTTCTATCCGCGGCAGGTTACATTGGCTGGCGGATCTGGAAAGCATTTGACCGGCGTAATAGCGGGGGATGCGCCAAAGGATGTGGCTGCGCTGCCGATAAAGTGAGTTCGGTTAAAATCAAATAGTGTGGTTTTGAAATGTGCAATGCATGTTTCGAAACCACAGGAGGCCCTGACGGGCCTCCTGTACACAATAAATTTCAAATCTTACAAGGCACCGGCCTTAATCTCCTCAACCACGGCAGGATCGAGCAACGTCGAGGTATCGCCCAGATTGCTCACATCCCCTTCGGAAATCTTCCTCAGAATACGGCGCATAATTTTGCCCGAACGCGTCTTTGGCAGACCTGATACGAACTGAACTTTGTCCGGCTTCGCAATCGGCCCGATAATGCGCGAAACCGTAGCGGAAATATCTTTACGGAACATCTCAGGATCTTCGGGCGTGTGCTCGGTGATCACATAGGCGTAAATACCCTGACCTTTAATATCGTGAGGATAACCTACTACTGCCGATTCCACCACACCAAGGTGCATATTGATCGCATTCTCTACTTCCGCGGTCCCAATTCGGTGACCCGAAACGTTCAGAACGTCGTCGACGCGGCCCGTGATGCGGTAATAACCATCCTCATCGCGTAAACAGCCATCTCCGGTAAAGTACATGCCAGGGTAAGTCGAGAAATAGGTCTGGCGGCAGCGTTCGTGGTCGCCGTAGGTCGTGCGGATAATACCTGGCCACGGGAATTTGATGCAAAGGTTGCCGCTTACGCCGTTCCCTTCGATTTCCTTACCGCTTTCATCCACCAGCACCGGCTGAATACCCGGCAACGGCAATGTGGCGAATGTCGGCTTCTCGGGTGTTATGCCTGCCAGCGGGGAAATCATAATGCCGCCGTTTTCGGTCTGCCACCAGGTGTCTACCAACGGGCAGCGGTCGCCGCCGATATTCGTTTTATACCAATGCCAGGCTTCTTCGTTGATCGGCTCGCCAACCGAACCGAGCTTTTTCAGCGATGAGAAATCATGTCCTTTCACGTAATCCAGACCAAAACCCATCAGCGAGCGAATGGCGGTAGGCGCGGTGTACAGGATATTCACTTTATGCCTTTCAACAATTTTCCAGAAACGGCTCGCGTCCGGATACGTCGGAACACCTTCAAACACGACCG harbors:
- a CDS encoding thymidylate synthase yields the protein MQQYHDLLRHILKEGVRKTDRTGTGTISVFGYQMRFDLKKGFPLVTTKKVHTKSIIYELLWFLKGDTNIGYLKEHGVSIWDEWADENGDLGPVYGKQWRSWEGANGKSVDQLQEVLKQLKNTPDSRRIIISAWNPAELPQMKLHPCHALFQFYVAPPDIEAGETKGKLSCQLYQRSADVFLGVPFNIASYALLTMMIARECDLDLGDFVWTGGDTHIYLNHLEQVETQLSREPRDLPQMILNPEVKNVLDFRYEDFELVNYNPWPGIKAPVAV
- the acs gene encoding acetate--CoA ligase; the protein is MRIKTFEEYKVAYQQSVDDPEGFWAEVAQQFQWRKPWKKVLSWDFQEARTKWFEGGVMNITENALDRHLAERGDQPAIIWEPNNPEDQAVTLTYHVLFEQVCRFANVLKKHGVQKGDRICIYLPMVPELAVAVLACARIGAVHSVVFGGFSAKSIADRINDAECSMVITSDGAFRGSKVIPMKDTVDEALVQCSTVKKVIVLTRTRTPVHMLKGRDLWWEDEMKQVNSVCPAEPMDAEDMLFILYTSGSTGKPKGVVHTCGGYMIYATYTFANVFQYEPGEVHFCTADIGWITGHSYIVYGPLCYGATSVVFEGVPTYPDASRFWKIVERHKVNILYTAPTAIRSLMGFGLDYVKGHDFSSLKKLGSVGEPINEEAWHWYKTNIGGDRCPLVDTWWQTENGGIMISPLAGITPEKPTFATLPLPGIQPVLVDESGKEIEGNGVSGNLCIKFPWPGIIRTTYGDHERCRQTYFSTYPGMYFTGDGCLRDEDGYYRITGRVDDVLNVSGHRIGTAEVENAINMHLGVVESAVVGYPHDIKGQGIYAYVITEHTPEDPEMFRKDISATVSRIIGPIAKPDKVQFVSGLPKTRSGKIMRRILRKISEGDVSNLGDTSTLLDPAVVEEIKAGAL
- the rsmI gene encoding 16S rRNA (cytidine(1402)-2'-O)-methyltransferase — translated: MKLYIVPTPIGNLEDITLRAINVLKSVDVVLAEDTRTSGNLLKHLGISKPLHSYHIHNEHQTVARVVERIRKGETMALVSDAGTPAVSDPGFLLVRACIREGVPVECLPGPTAFVPALVNSGLPGDRFTFEGFLPHKKGRQTRLQNLAGEERTMVFYESPHRLVKALQQFAEHFGADRQVCVSREISKMFEENVRGTVAEVIAHFGEKPVKGEIVIVVAGKGDDRKKSGDDED
- a CDS encoding DUF2911 domain-containing protein, translated to MKKYLLSMSLAALLATSVITPDSVAQRVPQPSPAASVMQTVGVTDFTVKYSRPFIKGRKVFADGSALAPYDQIWRTGANMATTFESSTEFTFGGKKGACGKIRIVFDPQRHCLDGYFEQKL
- a CDS encoding FeoB-associated Cys-rich membrane protein, whose amino-acid sequence is MEQQVIVWFLFLSAAGYIGWRIWKAFDRRNSGGCAKGCGCAADKVSSVKIK
- a CDS encoding YfiT family bacillithiol transferase produces the protein MNLNELQYPIGQFQSQESYTPAEIKSNIQIISALPSKFINLLGNWDDHKFDTPYRPGGWTVRQLIHHVADSHINAYTRCRLALTEDNPVIKPYEEHLWAELPDAKTAQVELSLQLLRYVHLRWVLLLNSLDENDLARTYFHPAPQKSFRLDEVIANYAWHSEHHYQHAFRLAQRNNWS
- a CDS encoding inositol monophosphatase family protein, encoding MDLELLTQKTIEIVRQASSFIQQEAALFSRDKIEYKDLNNLVSYVDKEAEKLLVAGLQALLPEASFITEEGTTGQEPDPAALNWIIDPLDGTTNFIHGIPVYCVSVGLARGKELLAGVIHEPSLNEMFYGWQGGGAWCNGKNIRISTVPRLADALIATGFPYYRFEKQKRYMYILELLMQRTHGIRRMGAAAVDLAYVAAGRFDGFYEYNLNSWDMAAGTLLIKEAGGIVTDFNGGDNYLFGGDIIAAAPGAHSELVQVISENF
- a CDS encoding DUF4105 domain-containing protein, with the protein product MYFPSHSMQSRFSWHLQRLIALMCFFWLAAPVVSRAQFGILSPAAKISLVTVAPGRELYSGFGHSVLWVYDPATGVDRAFNYGTFSFQEGNFYIKFLRGTLPYSLSVSPLSYQIAHYQEENRSISEQVLNLSIPQKQRLYNFLENNYLPENREYQYKFFYDNCATRMTVALKAAVGDSLIYNGYTKEKLSFRQWIDRYAFKQNPWADFGMDLAIGAPSDEIATPEQATFLPDNLAAAFADAKVKTATGTAPLVSETRELFKAAPFPPPGPLTPTVVFWTLAILTLAFTYWQIRAERINFVFDKILFGIAGLAGWILLLLWFGTNHGVTGYNYDILWAFPLWMPLIFFLSKNRKPGWFQYLLIFYAFLLLCATGNVTKHNYVVIPILAMLIVRVYYINNSLSKIPQKEIAYGSGVADTKNH
- a CDS encoding trimeric intracellular cation channel family protein; protein product: MSIQYLLEIIGTFAFAISGALAVKDQKHQDWFGASFTAFISSIGGGTLRDVLLGSYPLVWISDITIIHAIILGIIVTFIFYKFLLRLRKTLFLFDTFGIALFTLVGTEKALNFGVRPEIAVIMGVFTATMGGVIRDVMTNEIPIIYRKEVYATACFTGACVYLILDSIGIERNITFILSAIVIIVLRILAVRNGWSVPRFFR
- a CDS encoding DUF2911 domain-containing protein — protein: MPAGKYALFSIPNGTAWTVILNKNYNQGGTDNYKESEDVARTTVVPTSNQYNEAFKIEIEPVTDSTAFLNLSWSSVNVPVPLAVSTESLTLTALNKAVAEKPEDVATLQSTAGYLLSKGKDLQVALSLADKAIGLKESFGALWTKAQILNKLGKTAEAIPVAQKALTVGAANPDGAYNFYKPQVEKAIAEMQAKATPVKGAVSTVKKKK
- a CDS encoding OsmC family protein; this encodes MKVELVRVNDAFHFEGTGSSEVKVHTDGSPEIGGQNLGVRPMELLLMGLASCSAIDVVLILKKQRQEITDFRIVADGDREQEPDTQRKPFRKIHLTFKFAGTNLDESKINRAIGLSMEKYCSATAQLEALATITYDVEIASV
- a CDS encoding 4a-hydroxytetrahydrobiopterin dehydratase gives rise to the protein MWQEEDNKLKKSFSFRDFREAFAFMTKVADVVNEMDHHPFWTNMYDKVSFELNTHDAGDVVTEKDHQLAAAIDRIYNA